The genomic interval TATTCAAATTAAATTCTGGGGAGGCTAGAAGTGTACGATTTGTGCTGGAGCCAACACCAGAATAAGTGCTCTTCTGAACTGCACCTGAAGCACCTATAGCGTATTGAAGCTCAAACTCATTATACGCTAAACGCAATTGATAGCGCTGGACAATACGATCAAGCTCGACATTTTGAATATTAGGGTTATAGCGTAAAGCCAATAAAATAGCCTCTCGTAAACTCAATTGATGAATGGTCTTATTACGCGAAGCAGGCGATGTAGGTAACTCTATCCAGTGTTTTAACATAAACTCAGGATTTTCTATTGCTTTTTGCAACCGCTCTTCCGCTTCTTTTATTGATGAATTTTCCACAGCAGGGATGGACCAAATCTGGCGCGTAAACATGGAAATAAACAAAAAAAGCAGTGCTCCTTTTTTTAAGATCATTTTTTGTTCCACACTGCAAATCGCTGCCTATCCTGCAAACGTAATGCGGTTAGTTGTCCTCCCCAGAGACATCCAGTATCTATGGCATGAATTTTAGGATTAGGGCATTTTCCCATTAAAGCCGCCCAATGCCCAAAAACAATATCGCACTCGATTTCTTTGCGACTCGGTACGTCATACCAAGGATAAAGATTTGCTGGCGCTTGCGCAAGAGTCCCCTTATAGCCTAACTCTAACCGACCATTTGCATCGCAAAAACGCATCCGCGTAAAATAATTTGTTATTGCTCGTAGCCTCTCTATTCCAGTTAAATCATCAGACCAGAGATCCGGTTTACTACCATAGAGACGTGCTAGAAAATCACGAAAATGATCCCCAGCAAGAACGTCTTCAAGCTCTTTGGCCAATTGCATTGCTTGGGTTAGATCCCATAAGGGAGCTATCCCTGCGTGACACATTACGACTTTCAGTTCTGGTGAATAGTGTAAAATAGATTGCTTTCTTAACCAATGCCCTAGCTCCTCGCTATCTGCAGCATGCATCACCTCTTGTAAGGTATCATCATGCTCGCGCCAAGGTCTTCCTCCGAATAATGAGGCTAATAAATGCAGATCGTGATTTCCTAATGTGATTCTTGGCGTAAGAGGCAGGGAACGAACAAAGCGTAGAACCGCCAGCGATTCCGGACCACGATTTACGAGATCACCAACAAACCATAAGCGATCCGTTTTTTCATCAAATTCGATTAATTCCAGCAACTTTTGCAAAGGCTTGTAACAGCCTTGTACATCACCGATTGCATAATCAGGCACCGTTTTTTGCTCCTGGCCTTAACGCATTATTATCATTTTCCACAACTTGCCATTTTCCAGTCGCATTTAATTTCTGCAATGAAGTTACCAGACCACTATTTTGTAGTGTAAATTGACTGTTGAATTGAGCTTTATGAATCAATTCCGTAGCCGACATGCTCTCAACTTTCCCAGTATTCATATTTTGTACTTTAACTGAGGCTGGTAGCGCAAGCGCATATTTAGAAAAGACGGTACCTGACTCTATTTTTCCTTTGGCTTCATATCGGCTTATTACACCCCCATCAGCAGCACGGCTGTGGAGTGCTAAAGATAAAAATCCATTTTTTGCAGCCTGCCAATTTTTATATTCAGGATGTTCTCGCACAAATAATTGATATATTTCAGGACACATCAACATACCACCAGGCACCATAAATAAAGGTGCTTTATTAATCATAATGCGGCCTTCATCTAAAGATTTAATCATCCATTTGATGAACTCCATTCCTATTGCCTGCTCTTTTTCCAGGATGGATTCTGGCTGACCACCAGAAAAGGTAGCGGCACGATAACGCCCTCCACCTTGAGCTGAAACAGTTCGTCCCATAAACTCAAGCAAATAACGTTGAATTGCAATTGCTTCGGCATGAATTAATATCGCACCTAGAGTACCCGCTGAACGCTCGTCTTCATTTAATAAAGCCAACCACACTGCTAAAACTTCAGGGCTAGAAGCAATCCAGTTAAAACCACTGACTGGCATTAATGTCCTAGCCATCAGTAAATTAAGTCGGCGACGCAGCTCAACTTCCGATTCTTTTTGAAATTCATAAAAATAATAAACCCCAGTACTTGTCAAATTCTCAAGCAATGGATTCCATTCTTTTAAAAATTGGCCGTTTGTATCATAAATCCCAATTCGATAATCGGCATATAACTTACCGATACCTTGCAATAAAGCTGCGGAATAAAGTGCATATTGCCAAAGTTTTTGCTCTTCGGACATCGCACCAGGCTGATCGAGTAACATAAATTCTTGAAATAAGCTAAGTGCTGCTTCAGTACGATTTAATGCATGATCGACTAAGCCACCAGGCTGTGAATAATAGCTGTGTGTCGTCTCAGGCAGATTTTGGCAGTAATGAACAAGATTATCGACAAGAGTGCTGCATAAACTATCATATCGTGACGTTTCCAAGCCGGACAAAACTCTCATCTTTTTGAGTAATGTCTGCCTTCTCTCTTCCGATAAAAAAATGTTGGCATTCACCATGCGTGTTAAATCTTTCAAAGATTTGCCTTGCGAGGACAAGGAACCTTTACGTTGACGTTGAAACAAAGCCATCTCCATAATAATTTAGTAACTCCGACCTAAAAAAATGAGTCCTCAATAGTTAATTTTACACTAATTGGAAATAAATTTCGCTAGTTGAACATATTCCGAGATAGAAATTTGTTCTGGTCTTCTACTTCCATCAATGCCCAAAGCATGTAATTGCTCTGCGGTTATTAAACCTTTCAAGTTATTATTCAGTGTCTTACGTCGCATCGCAAACGCATGAGCCACCAGATACTCCAATCGCGCTACAGGAATCGTCTCAAAAGGTGAAATACGATGGGGAACAAGACGAACCACTGCAGAATCTACCTTAGGTTTAGGCTCAAAAGCTTCGGGAGGAACATCAAATAAATGTTCCACCGTACAATGGTACTGTAACATCACAGTTAAGCGTCCATAAGCTTTGCATCCGGGTTGGGCTGCCATCCGTTCGACGACCTCTTTTTGTAACATAAAATGCATGTCTTCTATAGAGGAAGTGAACTGCAATAAATGGATGAGCAATGGAGTGGAAATATTATAAGGCAAATTACCCACTACTCGTAATTTGGGGCCAAATTGATTGTAATCAAGTGTTAATGCATCAGCAGAAATCAAATGCAATTTATCAGCAGCACTTGATAATTCGGTCAAATATTTTTGCAAATCAGTATCAATTTCAACAGCGGTTAGGTGATTTAGGTAGCGCAACAATGACTGAGTCAGCGCCCCCAAGCCAGGGCCGATCTCAAGCATATTATCCTGTGCTTGGGGGTTTATCGCATGCAAAATACGGTTAATAATATGTTGGTTCTGGAGAAAATTCTGTCCAAACCGCTTACGCGGACTATGCTTCACTTTAATTCATCTCCAAAGAGTAAAAAGGAATTATATCGCGCCTCTATCTTAAAAAGTAGTCCGATAAAATGGGAACACTCATTAATAAGTTTCAAAAATAGATATTTACCTTTATTGAGTTGATAAATTTGTATGGCGTAAGCTTCCCTATATGGTGTAAAATTCGTCCATTATGAACAAGGCTGGAATTATTATGTCTTATAGAAAAATGTTAAAATCAAAAATCCATCGTGCTTGCGTGACAGAAGCTGATTTGGACTATGAGGGAAGTATCACAATTTCTCCGGAACTTCTTAAAGCCGCAAATATTTTACCTTATGAAGCAGTAAATGTCTGGAACATTACCGCAGGAACTCGTTTTGAAACTTATGCAATCACGGGCAAACCCGGATCAACTGAAATTTGTGTTAATGGTGCGGCTGCACATTTAGTCACCCCTGGAGATTTAATAATTATCGCCTCTTTTACTCAGGTGTTAGAAGAGGATTGTGCAAACTTAGTTCCAACCGTAGTATTTGTTGATCAGTTCAATCGATTAAGAGAAATTAGACCCGAGAAAATTGGCGTAAAAATCAAGAAGTTACTCATGTTTAAAACTACGGTCCTTGATTGAAGGGATCGCTCTTATTCCTAGATCCCGCGACGTGGTCGCGGGATCCAAAAATCCCTAACTAGCGATGAATCATACCCTCTTAAGTCACCTATTCGAATTGCGCCGTCGAGGACTACAAACCCTAATTTGGTTTATCGCTTTATTTTTCATTTTCTTTTTCCTAGCCAATCATTTGTTTCAAGCCGTGATTAGCCCGTTACTTGACACACTATCCACCCAGGAAAGCATCATTGCCACTCAAGTGACATCGCCTGTGTTTACTCCATTGAAACTCGCGTCGGATGCCGCCATGTTATTAAGCGCTCCTTTTGCCTTATTTCAATTCTGGCGTTTTATTAGCCCAGGACTTTATAAAAAGGAACAAACTATTTTACGCACTGCGCTCATATTGAGTCTCAGCCTTTTTCTAGTTGGCGTTTTATTTTGTTTTTACTTGGTTTTGCCCTTCATGTTTCATTTTTTTGCTCATTCCTTACCTAAAGGAGTGCGCTACATGCCCGATATGGGCCATGCATTGGATTTTATCACTGGGATGCTGATGACATTTGGTTTTTGTTTTCAGGTACCTTTAATTTGTTTTGTACTCGTACGCTTAAAAATCATCGCCGTAATGACATTAAAACACATCAGACCGTATGTTGTTGTAAGTGCTTTTATAGTAGGTATGTTGCTTACACCACCGGATGTTTTTTCTCAAATTATGTTGGCGCTGCCTCTGTGTTTGCTCTACGAAATAGGAATCATTTTATCTGTTTGTTTTGCGGACTAAACTGGGAGGTCAGTTCGATAATCAAAGGCTGAAATCCCCAGCATCAATTGAAAAAATTAAAGCTGATTGGTCCACAATCAGCCTTAAATTTTAATGTATGCTTTGGTTGGGTGTTGACATCAGGAATTCCTGCTCCGTCTCAGTGCAGGAGATTGAAGTGAAAAATTCTAGAATGCTAATATTACCACTATACTGTTGCGGACGATTTGACTTATCCGGAGTAAGATCAATCATAAAGGCTTCCGCATCCCGAGCCCAAACAGGTAAATCCGGCTCAATGTACATTTCAGCACAGAAATTATTTTGTTCAGCATGCGCCCTGATTGCAGGAACAGTCAACAATAATGCGGCCATCAGAAGGTTGTCTTTACCCATCACCAAATGAAAGAGCTCATTGGGCTGCTTTTTAGTAACTTCCTGATGCGTCAAGATTTTGATGCCAGGAATAGATAATAAGAAACAAATATCGCGCAGCTTGGAAAGGTCATTACTACGAATTAAATGACGCAACATATAAAAACCTAACCGACAGTCTTGGTGCTCTAGATTAAAAACGCCATGAGGGTGCTTTTGATAATAAGCCTCCTCTTCTGCCTTCAGCGCTTTAAGCTTATTGGTGATGAATGGGCGTACCCAGTAATTGTATTCTATATTGTGCAGCTCCGCGTAAGCCAGGCAATCAGGATAATGGAGCAGGTAGTTTACGGCCTCTATATTGTTTGCATTCATAGCTGCCAAACGAAAAGCCGCATAACTATCCGCCTTAACCATTAGATCTGTTTGAACAGTCCGTATTTCCTCAGGAATCAAGCCCACCAGATATTCAAGGATGTCTTTGCCGCCATATAGTGCTGCTGAGCGAAAAACTCCATAATTATTCGCATCAAGCATAGCCAATGTTTCCTTAATCCTGATTTCCTGAGGAATCAAGCCTACCAGATATTCAAGGATGTCTTGGTGACCGTAGCGAGCAGCTGAATTAAACACTCTATAGTTTTTAGTCCTAATTAGGGCGAGGGTTTCATCAGCTCTTATTGCCTCAGGAATAAAATTTATCAGATAGTTAAGAATTTCTTTGTGACCATTGCGGGCAGCAAGACGAAAAGCCTGGTAGTTTTTGGTCTGAATCATGGCGAGTCTCTCCTGGACACGATCCGATGCTGGAATCAAACCGATTAAGTATTCAAGAATGTCTTTATAGCCATATTCAGAAGCCCAGCGAACAGCAAAATAGTTATCTGCATTAATCATCGCAAGAATTTCTTGAGCTCGAGCCGCAGGCAATCTAGTGAAAAAATACTTAATGCATTCAATATCACCCATGAGCGTCAGCGCTTGGACGATTTTAGGCCCATAACCTGCTCGACGACCAAAATCATCAATAATTTTTGCTTTGCAGCCAGCGTGAGCAAAAAAAAGGCAAAGTAACGCCTCTAAACTAGGCACGCTGGGAAGCGTGTGGATTGCCTCGGAATATTCTTTACTAAATAACTCTAAATAAGAAAAAACCATTCGATAGTTAAACACTTCAACCCAGATCGCCCAGGGAATCACGTGCAATTGTGGATCCTGGGTTAGTTGCTCTTGTCGAGGTAGATGAATCCATTTCGTGATAAATGGTGAGTCTTCTGAGAATAGATACTTTGGCATATGGTGCTCCTAAAAATCTCTTAATAATTCGAGTATAAAAAATGAAAATTAAACTCATCTGATTTCCAAAACTCATAAATTAAATGGAATATGTGAATTTGTAATAAGCCGAAAAGACTGGGCCAATGTGACACATCTTGTCATTTTGAGCGTTTTTCTCACTGTTTTGAGGAGTTACTATTTTTTTGCATAAAAAAAATAATTTTAAATCACTATA from Legionella sainthelensi carries:
- the panD gene encoding aspartate 1-decarboxylase, with the translated sequence MSYRKMLKSKIHRACVTEADLDYEGSITISPELLKAANILPYEAVNVWNITAGTRFETYAITGKPGSTEICVNGAAAHLVTPGDLIIIASFTQVLEEDCANLVPTVVFVDQFNRLREIRPEKIGVKIKKLLMFKTTVLD
- the tatC gene encoding twin-arginine translocase subunit TatC encodes the protein MNHTLLSHLFELRRRGLQTLIWFIALFFIFFFLANHLFQAVISPLLDTLSTQESIIATQVTSPVFTPLKLASDAAMLLSAPFALFQFWRFISPGLYKKEQTILRTALILSLSLFLVGVLFCFYLVLPFMFHFFAHSLPKGVRYMPDMGHALDFITGMLMTFGFCFQVPLICFVLVRLKIIAVMTLKHIRPYVVVSAFIVGMLLTPPDVFSQIMLALPLCLLYEIGIILSVCFAD
- the rsmA gene encoding 16S rRNA (adenine(1518)-N(6)/adenine(1519)-N(6))-dimethyltransferase RsmA, producing the protein MKHSPRKRFGQNFLQNQHIINRILHAINPQAQDNMLEIGPGLGALTQSLLRYLNHLTAVEIDTDLQKYLTELSSAADKLHLISADALTLDYNQFGPKLRVVGNLPYNISTPLLIHLLQFTSSIEDMHFMLQKEVVERMAAQPGCKAYGRLTVMLQYHCTVEHLFDVPPEAFEPKPKVDSAVVRLVPHRISPFETIPVARLEYLVAHAFAMRRKTLNNNLKGLITAEQLHALGIDGSRRPEQISISEYVQLAKFISN
- a CDS encoding ankyrin repeat domain-containing protein, with product MPKYLFSEDSPFITKWIHLPRQEQLTQDPQLHVIPWAIWVEVFNYRMVFSYLELFSKEYSEAIHTLPSVPSLEALLCLFFAHAGCKAKIIDDFGRRAGYGPKIVQALTLMGDIECIKYFFTRLPAARAQEILAMINADNYFAVRWASEYGYKDILEYLIGLIPASDRVQERLAMIQTKNYQAFRLAARNGHKEILNYLINFIPEAIRADETLALIRTKNYRVFNSAARYGHQDILEYLVGLIPQEIRIKETLAMLDANNYGVFRSAALYGGKDILEYLVGLIPEEIRTVQTDLMVKADSYAAFRLAAMNANNIEAVNYLLHYPDCLAYAELHNIEYNYWVRPFITNKLKALKAEEEAYYQKHPHGVFNLEHQDCRLGFYMLRHLIRSNDLSKLRDICFLLSIPGIKILTHQEVTKKQPNELFHLVMGKDNLLMAALLLTVPAIRAHAEQNNFCAEMYIEPDLPVWARDAEAFMIDLTPDKSNRPQQYSGNISILEFFTSISCTETEQEFLMSTPNQSIH
- a CDS encoding conjugal transfer nickase/helicase domain-containing protein gives rise to the protein MEMALFQRQRKGSLSSQGKSLKDLTRMVNANIFLSEERRQTLLKKMRVLSGLETSRYDSLCSTLVDNLVHYCQNLPETTHSYYSQPGGLVDHALNRTEAALSLFQEFMLLDQPGAMSEEQKLWQYALYSAALLQGIGKLYADYRIGIYDTNGQFLKEWNPLLENLTSTGVYYFYEFQKESEVELRRRLNLLMARTLMPVSGFNWIASSPEVLAVWLALLNEDERSAGTLGAILIHAEAIAIQRYLLEFMGRTVSAQGGGRYRAATFSGGQPESILEKEQAIGMEFIKWMIKSLDEGRIMINKAPLFMVPGGMLMCPEIYQLFVREHPEYKNWQAAKNGFLSLALHSRAADGGVISRYEAKGKIESGTVFSKYALALPASVKVQNMNTGKVESMSATELIHKAQFNSQFTLQNSGLVTSLQKLNATGKWQVVENDNNALRPGAKNGA
- a CDS encoding symmetrical bis(5'-nucleosyl)-tetraphosphatase gives rise to the protein MPDYAIGDVQGCYKPLQKLLELIEFDEKTDRLWFVGDLVNRGPESLAVLRFVRSLPLTPRITLGNHDLHLLASLFGGRPWREHDDTLQEVMHAADSEELGHWLRKQSILHYSPELKVVMCHAGIAPLWDLTQAMQLAKELEDVLAGDHFRDFLARLYGSKPDLWSDDLTGIERLRAITNYFTRMRFCDANGRLELGYKGTLAQAPANLYPWYDVPSRKEIECDIVFGHWAALMGKCPNPKIHAIDTGCLWGGQLTALRLQDRQRFAVWNKK